One window from the genome of Motilibacter aurantiacus encodes:
- the era gene encoding GTPase Era: MLVSDSHRSGFACFVGRPNAGKSTLTNALVGEKVAITSSRPQTTRHAIRGIVHRPDAQLVLVDTPGLHRPRTLLGERLNDVVMTTLAEVDVVGFCLPADERVGPGDRWIAAELAKIRNTPKVAVITKTDKASKERVAEQLLAVTRLGQETGSEWAEVVPVSAVAQDQVGLLADLLIGLLPQGPPFYPQGELTDEPEQVMVAELVREAALEGVRDELPHSIAVVVEEMSYREGRSEDRPLLDVMATLYVERPSQKAIVIGTRGSRLRDVGAAARSQIEALFGTPVYLDVRVKVAKDWQRDPRQLARLGF; the protein is encoded by the coding sequence ATGCTCGTCTCGGACTCGCACCGTTCCGGCTTCGCCTGCTTCGTCGGCCGCCCCAACGCGGGCAAGTCGACGCTGACCAACGCCCTCGTCGGCGAGAAGGTGGCCATCACCTCCAGCCGGCCCCAGACCACCCGGCACGCGATCCGCGGGATCGTGCACCGTCCCGACGCCCAGCTCGTGCTCGTGGACACCCCCGGGCTGCACCGGCCGCGGACGCTGCTGGGTGAGCGGCTCAACGACGTGGTGATGACGACGCTGGCCGAGGTCGACGTCGTCGGCTTCTGCCTGCCCGCCGACGAGCGCGTCGGGCCCGGGGACCGATGGATCGCGGCCGAGCTGGCCAAGATCCGCAACACGCCCAAGGTCGCCGTCATCACCAAGACCGACAAGGCGTCCAAGGAGCGCGTCGCCGAGCAGCTGCTGGCCGTCACCCGGCTCGGGCAGGAGACCGGCAGCGAGTGGGCGGAGGTGGTGCCGGTCTCCGCGGTCGCCCAGGACCAGGTCGGGCTGCTGGCGGACCTGCTCATCGGCCTGCTCCCGCAGGGCCCGCCGTTCTACCCGCAGGGCGAGCTGACCGACGAGCCGGAGCAGGTCATGGTCGCCGAGCTGGTCCGTGAGGCGGCGCTCGAGGGCGTGCGCGACGAGCTGCCGCACTCGATCGCCGTGGTGGTGGAGGAGATGTCCTACCGGGAGGGGCGTTCCGAGGACCGGCCACTGCTGGACGTCATGGCGACGCTCTACGTCGAGCGTCCGAGCCAGAAGGCGATCGTGATCGGTACCCGGGGCTCGCGGCTGCGCGACGTGGGGGCGGCGGCGCGGTCGCAGATCGAGGCGCTGTTCGGCACGCCGGTCTACCTCGACGTCCGGGTCAAGGTCGCGAAGGACTGGCAGCGCGACCCGCGCCAGCTCGCCCGGCTCGGTTTCTGA
- a CDS encoding S8 family serine peptidase translates to MPRSRPIALAAASTAVGLLAAALAAPAATATPRSAGTAPSVAADATGDSVFVWYDADATAVDRAVARASVAAGAGAASTGRGLTSEVVEVPEGRSASEVAAALRAQPGVRFAVPDLAVRRDAAPDYLGTGRLWGLRNDGQRAPGVEGRGSVAGTFNVDVDAPEAWSVTQGARSTVVAVIDTGIDINHPDLAQSIWVNPRPATSGAYAGDVNGWDFCHDDASVYDSDEYYESGNGRELNDLHGTHVAGTIAAANDNAGAVGVAPGVTVMPLKAIGTKVNGDACGSNEILEALMYAARHGAKVVNASWEIEATSTRDRAELDSIMTALGREYGMVIVAAAGNGVVDEDGNLEQVDIDAALRAQAAGDRDVPVPYPAASRAGNVVTVAAVNNQGRLAGFSNYGRRSVDIGAPGVAVWSTAPGVLSGGNYDQAYLYEDGTSMAAPHVSGEAALVLSQGNLPAATVVQRILAARKPVAGLTGRVATGGMASAYRALQPWSALLTSGPGTLRAGRTAVVTARLLDGVSWSPRAARRVTPCSRPVGTTRWACGTTVVTDARGVAQLRTTLRVTTEFQWRFTGATGAPSARSAVLRVRVTR, encoded by the coding sequence ATGCCCCGTTCTCGTCCCATCGCGCTCGCGGCCGCCTCCACCGCCGTCGGCCTGCTCGCGGCGGCGCTGGCCGCGCCCGCCGCCACGGCCACCCCGCGCTCGGCCGGCACGGCCCCCTCCGTGGCGGCCGATGCCACGGGCGACAGCGTCTTCGTCTGGTACGACGCCGACGCCACCGCTGTGGACCGCGCCGTCGCCCGGGCCTCGGTGGCGGCCGGGGCGGGTGCCGCCTCGACGGGCCGCGGCCTCACCTCCGAGGTCGTCGAGGTGCCGGAGGGACGCTCCGCGTCGGAGGTCGCCGCGGCCCTCCGGGCGCAGCCGGGGGTCCGCTTCGCCGTCCCGGACCTCGCGGTCCGCCGTGACGCAGCGCCGGACTACCTCGGCACGGGCCGGCTGTGGGGCCTGCGCAACGACGGCCAGCGGGCGCCGGGCGTGGAGGGGCGCGGTTCGGTGGCGGGGACGTTCAACGTCGACGTCGACGCGCCCGAGGCCTGGTCGGTCACGCAGGGGGCGCGGTCCACCGTCGTCGCGGTCATCGACACCGGCATCGACATCAACCACCCGGACCTCGCCCAGAGCATCTGGGTGAACCCGCGCCCGGCGACCTCCGGCGCCTACGCCGGCGACGTCAACGGCTGGGACTTCTGCCACGACGACGCCTCGGTCTACGACTCGGACGAGTACTACGAGTCCGGCAACGGCCGGGAGCTCAACGACCTGCACGGCACGCACGTGGCCGGCACCATCGCGGCCGCGAACGACAACGCCGGCGCCGTCGGTGTCGCGCCCGGCGTGACGGTGATGCCGCTCAAGGCGATCGGCACCAAGGTCAACGGCGACGCGTGCGGGTCGAACGAGATCCTCGAGGCGCTGATGTACGCCGCGCGGCATGGCGCGAAGGTCGTGAACGCCAGCTGGGAGATCGAGGCGACGTCCACCCGGGACCGGGCCGAGCTCGACTCGATCATGACCGCGCTCGGCCGCGAGTACGGCATGGTCATCGTGGCCGCGGCCGGCAACGGGGTGGTGGACGAGGACGGCAACCTCGAGCAGGTCGACATCGACGCCGCGCTGCGTGCGCAGGCCGCCGGCGACCGTGACGTCCCGGTGCCCTACCCCGCTGCGTCCCGCGCGGGCAACGTCGTGACCGTCGCCGCGGTGAACAATCAGGGCCGCCTCGCCGGCTTCTCCAACTACGGCCGGCGCAGCGTCGACATCGGCGCTCCCGGCGTCGCGGTGTGGAGCACGGCCCCGGGCGTGCTGAGTGGCGGCAACTACGACCAGGCCTACCTGTACGAGGACGGCACCTCGATGGCCGCGCCGCACGTGTCGGGCGAGGCCGCGCTGGTGCTGAGCCAGGGCAACCTCCCGGCCGCGACCGTTGTGCAGCGCATCCTCGCGGCGCGCAAGCCCGTCGCGGGCCTCACCGGCCGGGTCGCCACGGGCGGCATGGCCAGCGCCTACCGCGCGCTGCAGCCGTGGAGCGCGCTTCTCACCTCCGGCCCCGGGACCCTGCGTGCCGGGCGCACGGCCGTCGTCACCGCACGGCTGCTGGACGGCGTCTCCTGGTCGCCGCGTGCGGCCCGCCGGGTGACTCCGTGCAGCCGCCCGGTGGGGACGACGCGCTGGGCCTGCGGCACGACGGTGGTGACCGACGCGCGGGGCGTGGCGCAGCTGCGGACCACCCTCCGGGTCACGACCGAGTTCCAGTGGCGGTTCACCGGCGCCACCGGCGCTCCCTCGGCACGCAGCGCCGTCCTGCGCGTACGCGTGACCCGGTAG
- a CDS encoding hemolysin family protein, whose product MTSGELWLLVLAVGLIVVASVIAMAESALSRVSRVRVEELVREGRRGAASLQAVEADAARYLNVLTFLRAAAEVLSAVLVTYVCVSALDTTVRALALAGGVMLVVSYVVVGVSPRTLGRQHADRVALLSAAPTRAVARVLSPLTSALILLGNAITPGKGFADGPFASEAELRDLVDLAQENSLIEADERQMIHSVFELGDTIVREIMVPRTDMVYIERGKTLRQALSLALRSGFSRIPVIEDGLDDVVGVVYLKDLAKRTHDYHRGESTERVESVMRPAAFVPESKPVDSLLREMQAERNHIAVVIDEYGGTAGLVTIEDILEEIVGDISDEYDRGRPEVEHLADGRLRVSARLHLAELGELVGKDLEDEDVDTVGGLLAKLLGRVPIPGAQAEIEGITLSAEGLAGRRNRVATVLVVPDAGPADRDGAATADAAAAGSGSGRPVTPAEAAAAGNGVADARPGAAHSSPDLRNDQEQVQA is encoded by the coding sequence GTGACGTCCGGCGAGCTCTGGCTGCTCGTCCTGGCGGTCGGCCTGATCGTGGTGGCCTCGGTCATCGCGATGGCCGAGTCCGCGCTGTCCCGGGTCAGCCGCGTACGTGTCGAGGAGCTCGTGCGCGAGGGCCGCCGCGGAGCCGCGTCGCTGCAGGCCGTCGAGGCCGACGCTGCGCGCTACCTCAACGTGCTGACCTTCCTGCGGGCCGCGGCCGAGGTGCTCTCCGCGGTGCTCGTCACCTACGTCTGCGTCTCGGCCCTGGACACGACGGTGCGGGCGCTGGCGCTCGCCGGCGGCGTGATGCTCGTCGTGTCGTACGTCGTGGTCGGGGTCTCGCCGCGCACCCTCGGCCGCCAGCACGCCGACCGCGTCGCGCTGCTGTCGGCCGCGCCCACCCGGGCCGTGGCGCGCGTGCTGTCGCCGCTGACCTCGGCGCTGATCCTGCTGGGCAATGCGATCACCCCGGGCAAGGGCTTCGCCGACGGGCCGTTCGCTTCCGAGGCCGAGCTGCGCGACCTGGTCGACCTGGCCCAGGAGAACTCGCTCATCGAGGCCGACGAGCGCCAGATGATCCACTCGGTCTTCGAGCTCGGGGACACGATCGTGCGCGAGATCATGGTCCCACGCACCGACATGGTCTACATCGAGCGTGGCAAGACCCTGCGCCAGGCGCTGTCGCTGGCCCTGCGCAGCGGGTTCTCCCGCATCCCGGTCATCGAGGACGGCCTGGACGACGTGGTCGGCGTGGTCTACCTCAAGGACCTGGCCAAGCGCACGCACGACTACCACCGCGGCGAGTCCACCGAGCGCGTCGAGTCGGTCATGCGCCCGGCCGCGTTCGTGCCGGAGAGCAAGCCGGTCGACTCGCTGCTGCGCGAGATGCAGGCCGAGCGCAACCACATCGCGGTCGTCATCGACGAGTACGGCGGCACGGCCGGCCTGGTGACGATCGAGGACATCCTCGAGGAGATCGTCGGCGACATCAGCGACGAGTACGACCGGGGCCGCCCCGAGGTCGAGCACCTCGCCGACGGCCGGCTCCGGGTGAGCGCACGGCTGCACCTCGCCGAGCTCGGTGAGCTGGTGGGCAAGGACCTCGAGGACGAGGACGTGGACACCGTCGGCGGGCTGCTGGCCAAGCTGCTCGGCCGTGTGCCCATCCCCGGCGCCCAGGCCGAGATCGAGGGGATCACGCTGTCGGCCGAGGGGCTGGCGGGCCGACGCAACCGCGTCGCCACCGTGCTCGTCGTGCCCGACGCCGGGCCCGCCGACCGCGACGGCGCCGCGACGGCCGACGCCGCAGCAGCCGGCTCGGGCAGCGGCCGGCCTGTAACCCCGGCCGAGGCCGCTGCCGCAGGGAACGGCGTGGCGGACGCCCGGCCCGGCGCGGCACACTCCAGTCCCGATCTCCGCAACGACCAGGAGCAGGTGCAGGCATGA
- a CDS encoding cytidine/deoxycytidylate deaminase family protein, producing MSSEPTAGAARSAGADGALHPEDAKLVTLARSARARLSALEGAAVRDGDGRTYMATTVDLPSLALSALQAAVAQAYASGARALEAAVVVTDADVPADDDLAAVRDLGGVGTPVLVAGPDGVVRSTRQAGGGA from the coding sequence ATGAGCTCGGAGCCGACGGCAGGTGCGGCGCGGTCGGCGGGCGCCGACGGCGCGTTGCACCCGGAGGACGCCAAGCTGGTGACGCTGGCGCGCTCGGCGCGTGCGCGGCTGTCCGCCCTCGAGGGCGCGGCGGTCCGGGACGGGGACGGCCGCACCTACATGGCGACCACGGTCGACCTGCCGTCGCTCGCCCTCAGCGCGCTGCAGGCCGCGGTCGCGCAGGCGTACGCCAGCGGTGCCCGTGCCCTGGAGGCCGCCGTCGTGGTGACCGACGCGGACGTGCCGGCCGACGACGACCTGGCCGCCGTCCGCGACCTCGGCGGCGTCGGCACGCCGGTGCTCGTGGCGGGCCCGGACGGGGTCGTGCGCAGCACGCGGCAGGCCGGCGGGGGCGCGTGA
- the ybeY gene encoding rRNA maturation RNase YbeY, translating into MAIDVNNESGVPADEEALVALARTVLDAMGIHPLAELSILLVDVDTMERLHVQWMDEPGPTDVLSFPMDELRPTRDDEEPEPGLLGDVVLCPMVAEKQAKQAGHSTEDELHLLLTHGILHLLGYDHAEPDEEREMFGLQRQLLGAWQEQRRHTGGRL; encoded by the coding sequence ATGGCCATCGACGTCAACAACGAGTCCGGCGTCCCGGCCGACGAGGAGGCCCTCGTCGCGCTGGCCCGCACGGTGCTCGACGCCATGGGCATCCATCCGCTCGCCGAGCTGTCGATCCTGCTCGTCGACGTGGACACCATGGAGCGGCTGCACGTCCAGTGGATGGACGAGCCCGGCCCGACCGACGTGCTGTCGTTCCCGATGGACGAGCTGCGGCCGACCCGCGACGACGAGGAGCCCGAGCCCGGGCTGCTCGGTGACGTCGTGCTCTGCCCGATGGTGGCCGAGAAGCAGGCGAAGCAGGCCGGCCACTCCACCGAGGACGAGCTGCACCTGCTGCTGACCCACGGCATCCTGCACCTGCTCGGCTACGACCACGCCGAGCCGGACGAGGAGCGGGAGATGTTCGGGCTGCAGCGCCAGCTCCTGGGGGCGTGGCAGGAGCAGCGCCGGCACACGGGGGGTCGGCTGTGA